The Mucilaginibacter mallensis genome has a segment encoding these proteins:
- a CDS encoding glycoside hydrolase family 32 protein, which produces MPILTHKFKTMYKAKFIALLLMLAAVKSIAQQITPTPQWRPVYHYSPPTNWTNDPNGLMYLNGEFQLYYQKNPFENKWGHMSWGHATSKDLVHWKNYPVAIPEVVTKDTTTSIFSGSAVLDKDNTSGFGINGKAPLVAIFTADQPKQKKESQFIAYSNDNGLSYKLYAHNPVIDLNKSDFRDPNVFWYAPTKEWVMTVSMVNEHMVRFYGSKNLKDWTKLSDFGPAGFTKNGWECPSILPLTVDGDPAKTKWALFVSSGGGHGPLIQYFVGDFDGITFKNDNADDKVLTVDYGDCFYAAIAWRNAPANKKILLGWLQNGKPETYPWKGQMAIPRDLSLKTMDEGLRLIQTPSTIISSSLSKLVNNNVFTAKDLAIGSKGVKLSKLGHFDSNAYWIDAEFKLNGAKKAGFYITELKGADGTVAKKVAVGYDAVKQELYIDCTTAEKENKPADNLVLTAPMKAVNGKVRIHVLMDRSSLEVLGNGGEKVISTMIYPEAGANGLSAFSDGKAVISSLKMWDMSILGK; this is translated from the coding sequence ATGCCAATTTTAACCCATAAATTTAAAACCATGTATAAAGCAAAGTTCATTGCATTGCTGCTGATGCTGGCAGCCGTAAAGTCAATTGCGCAGCAGATAACACCAACCCCGCAATGGCGCCCGGTATATCATTACAGCCCGCCAACAAATTGGACTAACGACCCCAACGGGTTGATGTACCTGAACGGTGAATTTCAGCTATATTATCAAAAAAATCCCTTTGAAAATAAATGGGGGCACATGAGTTGGGGCCATGCGACCAGTAAGGACCTGGTACATTGGAAAAATTATCCGGTAGCCATACCCGAAGTTGTTACAAAGGATACCACAACCTCGATCTTTTCCGGCTCAGCAGTGCTGGACAAGGACAATACAAGCGGTTTTGGTATAAATGGTAAAGCACCGTTGGTTGCAATTTTCACAGCCGATCAGCCTAAGCAAAAAAAGGAATCACAATTTATTGCCTATAGTAATGATAATGGCTTATCCTATAAACTGTATGCCCATAACCCGGTTATCGATCTTAACAAAAGCGACTTTCGTGACCCCAATGTTTTTTGGTACGCGCCAACTAAAGAATGGGTTATGACGGTATCAATGGTTAACGAGCATATGGTGAGGTTTTACGGTTCGAAAAATTTAAAGGACTGGACAAAGCTGAGTGACTTCGGTCCGGCAGGCTTTACTAAAAACGGTTGGGAATGCCCGTCAATATTGCCGTTAACTGTTGATGGTGACCCTGCTAAAACCAAATGGGCGCTTTTTGTATCATCAGGTGGCGGCCATGGTCCGCTGATCCAATATTTTGTTGGTGATTTTGATGGTATAACATTTAAAAATGATAATGCTGACGACAAAGTTTTAACGGTAGATTACGGCGATTGCTTTTACGCTGCGATAGCCTGGCGAAATGCTCCTGCCAATAAAAAGATACTTTTAGGCTGGCTGCAAAATGGTAAGCCTGAAACTTACCCTTGGAAGGGCCAAATGGCCATCCCCCGCGATCTGTCATTAAAAACAATGGATGAGGGCTTAAGGTTAATCCAAACTCCATCTACTATTATTAGTTCATCTTTATCAAAACTAGTTAACAATAATGTATTTACAGCTAAAGATCTGGCTATTGGCAGCAAAGGTGTTAAACTATCGAAACTCGGCCACTTCGATAGCAATGCTTATTGGATCGACGCGGAGTTTAAACTAAACGGTGCAAAGAAAGCAGGCTTTTATATTACAGAACTAAAGGGTGCTGATGGAACGGTTGCAAAAAAAGTAGCCGTTGGTTACGATGCTGTTAAACAGGAATTGTATATTGATTGCACCACTGCCGAAAAGGAAAATAAACCTGCCGATAACCTGGTTTTAACAGCCCCAATGAAAGCTGTAAATGGCAAAGTTAGGATACATGTACTGATGGACAGATCATCCCTTGAAGTATTGGGTAATGGCGGCGAAAAGGTAATTTCAACCATGATATATCCTGAAGCAGGCGCTAATGGATTATCAGCATTCAGCGATGGCAAGGCAGTAATAAGCAGCCTGAAGATGTGGGATATGAGTATATTGGGAAAGTAG
- a CDS encoding RagB/SusD family nutrient uptake outer membrane protein encodes MKNFKYIAALILCTVFVSCKKYLDETPQGVVSSADLTTPANTDAMVTAAYSYLGNDHYTYPFSSMWAFGSIRSGDAYKGGGGSGDVVEFNEYETFSTNVITNASSDAVFYQLYVGIARANTALTLVEGQSVANYPQKVEREAELRFLRGHFYFLLKILFNHVPWIDETLQKSAASYGAVSNVALTSDQLWTNIANDFRFAATNLPAIQSQVGRASKGAAQSYLAKTLLYQAYTQDDNNNVTGIDQTKLAEVNTYCDSVINSGHYSLNPDFANNFLPQYGNSSESIFSIQYSKNDGTPLGRLDYGHCLDYPMNVQYGCCGFHVPSNNMVNAFKTGANGLPEFDTFNNTDVVSTDGYSSNTFDPRLDHTVAIPGHPYKYQTALLYDASWARAPQTYGPLLSMKETVAYTDPSFTRFPPFMSSSKDWEIIRYADVLLMKAEALIKMGQENAALPLINEVRQRAMNSTALLVQANGQPTSNYKMDIYKPGVNCTWTNDYAWQALMFERRLEFSMEGYRFFDLVRWGIADTYLNSYFAVETTRTPHLAGAHFTKNRDEYLPISLNQINFSKGLYKQNPGW; translated from the coding sequence ATGAAAAATTTTAAATATATAGCGGCACTTATTTTATGTACAGTATTTGTGTCGTGCAAAAAATACCTGGATGAAACACCACAGGGCGTAGTTTCATCGGCCGATCTGACAACCCCTGCTAATACCGATGCTATGGTTACCGCAGCGTATTCATACTTAGGTAATGACCATTATACTTATCCCTTCAGTAGCATGTGGGCCTTTGGTAGTATCCGCAGCGGCGATGCCTATAAAGGCGGGGGCGGCTCGGGTGATGTAGTTGAGTTTAATGAATATGAAACCTTTTCAACCAATGTGATCACCAATGCGTCAAGTGATGCGGTGTTTTACCAGCTATACGTAGGTATTGCAAGGGCAAATACGGCCCTTACCTTAGTAGAGGGCCAATCAGTGGCTAATTATCCTCAAAAAGTTGAAAGAGAGGCTGAGCTACGGTTTTTGAGGGGCCATTTTTATTTTCTTTTAAAGATATTGTTTAACCATGTTCCATGGATTGACGAAACACTTCAAAAATCTGCTGCCAGTTATGGCGCGGTTTCAAATGTGGCTTTAACCAGCGATCAGCTATGGACAAATATTGCTAATGATTTCCGTTTTGCAGCTACAAACTTACCGGCAATACAATCACAGGTTGGGCGGGCAAGCAAAGGCGCAGCACAATCTTACCTGGCTAAAACGCTTTTATACCAGGCCTACACGCAGGATGATAATAATAATGTAACAGGCATAGATCAAACAAAGCTGGCCGAAGTAAATACATATTGCGACAGTGTGATCAATTCAGGGCATTATAGCCTTAATCCAGACTTTGCAAATAACTTTTTACCACAATATGGTAATTCCTCCGAATCCATATTCTCCATTCAATATTCTAAGAACGATGGTACGCCTCTGGGCAGGCTTGATTATGGCCATTGTCTTGATTACCCTATGAATGTACAGTATGGCTGCTGTGGTTTCCACGTGCCAAGCAACAACATGGTTAATGCCTTTAAAACCGGCGCCAACGGCTTGCCTGAGTTTGATACGTTTAATAATACTGACGTAGTATCTACAGACGGCTATTCATCCAATACATTTGATCCGCGGCTCGATCATACTGTGGCTATACCGGGCCATCCTTACAAATACCAGACAGCTTTATTGTACGATGCATCGTGGGCGCGTGCACCACAAACATATGGTCCGTTATTAAGTATGAAGGAAACCGTTGCTTATACTGATCCATCGTTCACCAGGTTCCCGCCATTTATGTCGAGCTCAAAGGATTGGGAGATTATCCGCTATGCCGATGTATTATTAATGAAAGCTGAAGCATTAATAAAAATGGGACAGGAAAATGCTGCATTGCCATTAATAAATGAAGTGAGGCAAAGAGCCATGAATAGCACGGCTTTACTTGTACAGGCCAATGGCCAGCCAACGTCAAACTATAAAATGGATATTTATAAGCCCGGTGTTAATTGCACTTGGACAAATGATTATGCCTGGCAGGCGCTGATGTTTGAACGAAGACTGGAGTTTTCAATGGAAGGGTACAGGTTTTTCGATCTTGTTAGGTGGGGAATTGCCGATACCTATCTTAACAGTTATTTCGCTGTGGAAACAACCCGTACACCTCACTTAGCCGGGGCGCATTTTACTAAAAATCGTGATGAGTATCTCCCAATATCATTAAACCAGATAAACTTTAGTAAAGGTTTATATAAACAGAACCCCGGGTGGTAA
- a CDS encoding SusC/RagA family TonB-linked outer membrane protein, with protein sequence MRKLLLFCSLLVMLAGGAYAQTRQISGIVSDKNSQALPGVTVVVLETQKATITDAGGKFNVTAAVGQTLRFSYVGVKPIIVKVADGTKTLNIVFKESATDLNEVVVTGYTSEKKKDLTGAVTVVNVNDIKDIPEGNAVKALQGRVPGMTIFADGSPNGAVTVRLRGTTTLNDNDPLYIIDGIPTERGLQEINQNDIESIQVLRDASSATIYGSRAAAGVIIITTKKGKNGTQRIDFNASTSLQYYNSKLSPLNTIQHGQAYWQAQVNDDEFGPNVASPIDPSVSNGIYTYDWNKNYSNPQLNSVIVPAYIDAAHTMKSANTNWFNEISQTSILQNYSLTISNGSPHGNSLFSVGYYNDKGIIKETGDTKYNARYNSDYNFFNGRLKIGETLSATYMKDPVLPTSSITILSLIENPIIPVHTVDGGWGGPVAGMDDRDNPVRLIEDNKQNVNAFGRVFGNAYIDLAILPNLHFKTTYAADFAGNYFRSLQLPYVAGFLSNPANQVGQSTDYEVTETWQNQLTYDLNLGKSKFNFLAGEENIKDKYQNFNASAQGLALNNIDYAYLSAGTTNIVVNGGGSGDALLSYFGKATYSYDDKYLASATVRRDGSSKFGSDNRYAVFPAGSVGWRVSQEDFVKDNMPFISDLKLRYGWGQTGNQNINNNAIYSLYQSIYGNAAAFSGDSGSAYDLNGKGSGTLPSGFTSTQTGNPKLKWETTTQSNFGLDFGLFNNKFTGSFDYFIKNTTNILIEPPYLAVLGEGGNEYLNGASMENKGFETLLSYNGNITHDITFNVTGNIAAYRNKVTKLPSDVLTGYPGNGTTETVLGRSINSEYGYVVQGIFTSAAEVANSAAQPGKGLGRIRYEDLNNDGVIDQNDQKFLGTSDPNFTYGLNTSIGYKDFNLTFFFQGVEGGLVYNSYKYLTDFTSLAPGSNWGTRTLQAWTPQNPKSTIPALTLIDANNEGRYSTYFLESGSYLKLRNIQLAYDLKNALKKIKIQRATVYIQASNLLKFKSSTYTGPDPENPGNAYPIPVITTIGVNFSY encoded by the coding sequence ATGAGAAAACTATTACTCTTTTGTTCCTTGCTTGTGATGTTAGCAGGCGGAGCTTATGCACAAACCCGGCAAATCAGCGGCATCGTGTCTGACAAAAATTCGCAGGCACTTCCGGGTGTAACGGTTGTTGTATTAGAAACCCAAAAAGCAACTATAACAGATGCCGGCGGCAAATTCAATGTTACGGCAGCAGTTGGCCAAACGCTCAGATTTTCATATGTAGGGGTAAAACCTATTATAGTGAAAGTAGCAGATGGCACTAAAACGCTGAATATTGTTTTTAAGGAAAGCGCAACTGATTTAAATGAGGTTGTAGTAACCGGTTATACATCTGAAAAGAAAAAAGACCTTACAGGTGCCGTTACCGTAGTAAATGTAAACGATATTAAGGATATACCGGAAGGTAATGCAGTAAAAGCATTACAGGGCCGGGTACCCGGCATGACCATATTTGCTGATGGATCGCCAAACGGAGCGGTAACAGTAAGGCTGCGGGGAACTACCACACTAAACGATAATGATCCGCTATATATTATTGATGGTATCCCGACTGAAAGGGGATTACAGGAAATTAATCAGAATGATATTGAATCTATCCAGGTTTTACGTGATGCTTCGTCGGCCACTATTTACGGATCAAGGGCCGCCGCCGGGGTTATCATCATAACAACAAAAAAAGGCAAGAATGGCACACAAAGAATTGATTTTAATGCATCAACTTCGCTGCAATATTATAACAGCAAACTGTCGCCGCTTAACACCATACAGCATGGGCAGGCTTACTGGCAGGCACAGGTTAATGATGATGAATTTGGCCCCAATGTAGCTAGTCCGATCGACCCATCGGTTAGCAATGGTATATATACTTATGACTGGAATAAGAATTACAGCAACCCGCAGTTAAACAGCGTAATTGTACCTGCTTATATTGATGCTGCTCATACCATGAAGTCGGCAAATACCAATTGGTTTAATGAAATATCACAAACCTCCATCTTACAAAATTATAGCCTTACCATATCAAACGGATCGCCGCATGGTAATTCATTGTTTTCGGTTGGATACTATAATGATAAAGGTATTATTAAGGAAACTGGCGATACAAAATATAATGCCAGGTATAACTCTGATTATAATTTCTTTAATGGCAGGCTAAAAATTGGCGAAACGCTTTCTGCTACTTATATGAAGGACCCTGTATTGCCAACCTCAAGTATAACCATTCTATCATTAATTGAGAACCCTATTATTCCGGTTCATACAGTTGATGGTGGTTGGGGAGGCCCCGTTGCCGGTATGGATGACCGGGATAACCCGGTTAGGCTTATTGAGGATAACAAGCAAAATGTTAATGCCTTCGGAAGGGTGTTTGGTAATGCTTATATCGATCTGGCTATTCTACCAAATCTTCATTTTAAAACTACTTACGCTGCCGACTTTGCAGGTAATTATTTCAGGTCGTTGCAATTACCTTATGTGGCAGGCTTTTTATCCAATCCGGCAAACCAGGTTGGCCAGTCAACCGATTATGAGGTAACAGAAACATGGCAGAATCAATTAACCTACGATCTTAATCTGGGTAAAAGCAAGTTCAACTTTTTGGCAGGTGAGGAAAATATCAAGGACAAATACCAGAACTTTAACGCAAGCGCGCAGGGGCTGGCATTAAATAATATTGACTATGCCTACCTGAGCGCGGGTACAACTAACATAGTTGTTAACGGTGGCGGTAGTGGTGATGCCTTGCTTTCCTATTTTGGTAAAGCCACCTATTCATACGATGATAAATACCTTGCATCTGCAACAGTAAGGAGGGATGGGTCCTCAAAATTTGGTTCCGATAACAGGTATGCGGTTTTCCCCGCCGGGTCAGTTGGGTGGAGAGTGAGCCAGGAGGATTTTGTAAAAGATAATATGCCGTTTATTTCAGATCTGAAATTACGTTATGGATGGGGGCAAACAGGTAACCAAAACATCAACAATAACGCAATTTATTCACTTTACCAGTCTATATATGGTAATGCAGCAGCCTTTAGCGGCGATAGCGGCAGCGCGTATGATTTAAATGGTAAAGGTTCAGGAACATTACCTTCCGGCTTTACATCAACCCAAACAGGCAACCCTAAGCTAAAATGGGAAACTACAACACAATCAAACTTTGGTTTAGATTTTGGCTTATTCAACAATAAATTCACCGGGTCATTTGATTATTTCATCAAAAACACCACCAATATTTTAATTGAGCCACCATACCTGGCTGTACTTGGCGAGGGTGGTAATGAATACCTTAACGGTGCATCAATGGAAAATAAGGGTTTTGAAACGCTACTTTCATACAATGGTAATATAACACACGATATTACATTTAATGTAACAGGCAATATCGCGGCCTATCGTAATAAGGTAACTAAATTACCATCAGATGTACTTACCGGCTACCCGGGCAATGGCACTACAGAAACCGTATTGGGCCGTTCTATAAACTCCGAATACGGGTATGTGGTACAAGGGATATTTACATCAGCTGCCGAGGTAGCAAATTCAGCCGCTCAACCTGGTAAAGGATTAGGCAGGATAAGATATGAGGATTTGAACAATGATGGTGTGATTGACCAGAATGACCAGAAATTCCTGGGTACATCTGACCCTAATTTCACTTATGGCTTAAATACTTCAATCGGGTACAAAGATTTTAATCTTACATTTTTCTTTCAGGGGGTTGAGGGTGGTTTAGTGTATAACTCTTATAAATACTTAACCGATTTTACCTCGCTTGCGCCTGGTTCAAATTGGGGGACAAGGACGCTACAGGCATGGACACCGCAAAACCCTAAGTCAACTATTCCGGCGCTTACATTAATCGATGCTAATAACGAGGGGCGTTATTCTACCTATTTTCTTGAAAGCGGCTCATATCTTAAACTTAGGAATATACAATTGGCTTACGACCTGAAAAACGCGCTTAAGAAAATAAAGATCCAGCGAGCTACAGTATATATACAGGCCAGCAATTTATTAAAGTTCAAGAGTTCAACTTATACAGGGCCTGATCCGGAGAACCCGGGTAATGCTTATCCAATACCGGTAATAACAACAATAGGCGTTAATTTTTCCTACTAG
- a CDS encoding carbohydrate kinase family protein, protein MKTTENYITPAICFGEILWDVLPDGPQPGGAPLNVAYHLNKMGMATSLVSKIGNDEDGKKLAQLLDDWGIKSHLLQTDEEYPTSQVIAKMNNGNEVSYEIIYPVAWDFINYSDSITKQLQPSTYFIYGSLASRNETSRKTLFEILESDVIKVLDINMRPPYIGKDLLGDLLEKANIVKFNQAELEMVQMLFGSTSYNEAAQVIFIQHHFNISEVIITKGEFGASYYKNDKGYHVWGSEVKVVDTIGSGDSFLAAFLAGHYLNEEPQVILKNAIAMGGFIATRKGGCPDYQLSEYNVFREKIFKTKL, encoded by the coding sequence ATGAAAACAACAGAAAATTATATAACCCCTGCAATTTGTTTCGGCGAAATTTTATGGGATGTTTTGCCTGATGGGCCGCAGCCTGGTGGTGCACCGCTTAACGTAGCTTATCATTTAAATAAAATGGGTATGGCAACCAGCCTTGTAAGTAAAATAGGGAACGACGAAGACGGTAAAAAACTTGCACAACTGCTGGATGATTGGGGTATAAAAAGCCACCTGCTGCAAACAGATGAGGAATACCCAACCAGCCAGGTTATTGCCAAAATGAATAATGGCAATGAGGTTTCCTACGAGATCATCTATCCGGTAGCATGGGATTTCATTAATTATTCAGATAGCATCACAAAGCAGCTTCAGCCATCAACCTACTTTATATATGGCAGTTTGGCTTCGCGGAATGAAACTTCAAGGAAAACACTTTTTGAAATTTTAGAAAGCGATGTGATAAAAGTTTTGGATATTAACATGCGCCCGCCCTATATCGGTAAAGATTTGCTGGGTGATCTTCTTGAAAAGGCCAATATTGTAAAGTTTAACCAGGCCGAACTGGAAATGGTTCAGATGCTTTTCGGAAGTACATCATATAATGAAGCTGCGCAGGTGATATTTATACAGCATCATTTCAATATATCGGAAGTGATCATTACCAAAGGAGAATTTGGGGCATCCTATTACAAAAATGATAAGGGCTACCATGTATGGGGCAGCGAGGTTAAGGTAGTTGATACTATAGGCAGCGGCGACTCATTTTTAGCAGCTTTTTTAGCTGGACATTATTTAAATGAAGAGCCACAGGTAATATTAAAAAATGCTATAGCGATGGGCGGATTTATAGCAACAAGAAAGGGCGGTTGCCCTGATTACCAGTTAAGCGAATACAATGTTTTCAGAGAAAAAATTTTCAAAACCAAATTATAA
- a CDS encoding sugar porter family MFS transporter, producing the protein MRKHSVMAWSMVVALGGFLFGFDTAVISGAEKSIQQFWHLSAFEHGLTISIALIGTVIGSLLGSRPSDRFGRKNTLYFVAIAYLLSSLGTALADSWSIFLVFRFLGGLGVGASSVTAPIYISEVSPADNRGKLVGLFQFNVVLGILVSYLSNYLISQGGDNSWRWMLGVQAVPAFIFLCLIYLIPESPRWLILKKGDTKRALEILRIINPLNCEQELVSIQKSGTDDQGNKHAKESLFSGKYKTPIILVVLFAFFNQVSGINAIIYYAPRIFEMAGLGPHSSLLSTVGIGMINFIFTLLGINIIDKVGRRVLMLVGSVGLIASLFAVAFTFYSGHLSGFAIPVYMMVFIAFFAFSQGAVIWVFISEIFPNQVRAKGQTLGSSTHWIMAAIIAFGFPSVAESLGGAPTFFFFGFMMMLQLIFVWFFMPETKGTSLEQIDAKIAVLH; encoded by the coding sequence ATGAGAAAACATTCTGTCATGGCATGGTCCATGGTTGTGGCCCTTGGTGGCTTTCTGTTCGGGTTTGATACGGCAGTTATATCAGGCGCCGAAAAATCCATTCAGCAATTCTGGCACCTTTCAGCATTCGAACATGGCTTAACTATATCTATTGCTTTAATAGGAACCGTAATTGGTTCATTGTTAGGCTCCCGGCCATCTGATCGTTTTGGACGTAAAAATACCTTGTATTTTGTAGCGATCGCCTACTTACTATCTTCGCTTGGTACAGCGCTGGCCGATAGCTGGTCAATATTTCTTGTTTTCCGCTTTTTAGGCGGCTTGGGTGTTGGCGCATCTTCGGTAACAGCCCCTATTTATATATCTGAAGTTTCACCGGCTGATAACCGTGGGAAACTGGTTGGCCTGTTCCAGTTCAATGTTGTTTTGGGGATATTGGTTTCATACCTGTCAAATTACCTGATCAGTCAGGGTGGTGATAACTCATGGCGCTGGATGCTGGGTGTGCAGGCCGTACCGGCTTTCATATTTTTATGTTTGATTTATTTAATACCTGAAAGTCCGCGCTGGCTTATTCTTAAAAAGGGTGATACCAAACGCGCTTTGGAAATATTGCGCATCATCAACCCTTTAAATTGTGAACAGGAACTGGTTTCCATTCAAAAATCAGGCACGGACGATCAGGGCAATAAGCACGCTAAGGAGAGCCTGTTCTCGGGTAAATATAAAACCCCGATTATACTGGTTGTGCTGTTTGCCTTTTTTAACCAGGTATCGGGCATTAACGCCATTATTTACTATGCGCCCCGCATTTTTGAAATGGCAGGTTTAGGTCCGCATTCCTCGCTATTATCAACTGTTGGCATCGGGATGATCAATTTTATTTTTACCCTGCTGGGGATAAATATTATAGATAAAGTAGGCCGCCGGGTACTGATGCTGGTAGGTTCTGTAGGGTTGATCGCTTCGCTCTTTGCGGTAGCTTTTACTTTTTACTCGGGGCATTTAAGCGGTTTTGCCATCCCTGTTTATATGATGGTATTTATTGCCTTTTTCGCTTTTTCACAAGGCGCGGTTATATGGGTATTTATTTCGGAGATATTCCCTAACCAGGTTAGGGCCAAGGGGCAAACGCTGGGCAGCTCAACACACTGGATAATGGCGGCTATTATTGCCTTTGGTTTTCCATCAGTTGCAGAATCACTCGGTGGCGCGCCGACTTTCTTCTTCTTTGGCTTTATGATGATGCTGCAACTCATTTTTGTTTGGTTTTTTATGCCGGAAACCAAGGGTACTTCGCTTGAACAGATCGACGCTAAAATTGCAGTACTTCACTAA